The following coding sequences are from one Maniola jurtina chromosome 14, ilManJurt1.1, whole genome shotgun sequence window:
- the LOC123871757 gene encoding inositol polyphosphate 5-phosphatase E-like, translated as MYTKILFLLLVCVVGQSAGTFRCYACGFSSVDTDTSCLVITNTTRRVDCRYKYCTIMRQEFVDPSGVVASFIRGCEDVPDYLNHDVTDTTFRTYYRACTNDLCNIGDGIQSVVGGNLSPNPPFTGLNLLVPGTRSGSATSRQTNLLLLLAAIGFKPNMTTSPTRTKQKLSLRKRLFVKKSPKVGCYVDTDSNEEFGQSHSRPMSPADPFIAQSAHYSEACVDNSHHRQNSNSEHVSDSSNRNYNDDENNPKCCKTFFRRSRPKSLMEPQSSKEDSVSRPSSPVNNSSNNSLSDHTVSQTKSEEIPKVTVNFPKSVETKKYFEHSGSFEGIKPKSKLFVKRLSADHLITNDTKPLYRSSSPESDRSSSLDRKRRSKSTITRSASRAGSTDSLARNSLLAAQVLRLIPTQEARQRNYLYGRLASHSLLGAAELEHVFPDREVRIFIGTWNMNGQAPPRELADFIFPNQVEHVPDIFAIGTQESYSERTEWEITIQEVLGPSHLLLHSYYLGTIHLTIFIRRDLIWFCSLPEDASLSVRPGTAFRTKGAVAISFALFGSTFLFVTAHLTAHQEKVKERLSDIKRIIRSIDLPKNLPCRHRSKDVTSNFDYVFWCGDLNFRLGEPRAAVLRWIEQTKFPLPAHLPHGLLHADQLTVVLEDGAAFRDFREAPITFPPTYKYDPGSQQFDTSSKQRAPAYTDRILYKARSMGANSTSAFAGLRRMTSAPTPSGLKCIAYNSVQSVVTSDHKPVWALFSAALRPGTDIVPLAAGLFNREVYLEGIKRRRALLDHAPGTSAVCSVQ; from the exons ATGTATACGAAAATATTGTTCCTGCTATTAGTTTGTGTTGTTGGACAATCTGCAG GCACATTCCGATGTTACGCATGCGGGTTCTCGTCAGTCGACACCGACACATCCTGCTTGGTGATAACGAACACTACACGGAGAGTGGACTGTCGATACAAATATTGCACAATCATGCGACAGGAGTTTGTC GACCCCTCTGGCGTCGTGGCCAGTTTCATCCGTGGTTGTGAAGATGTACCAGATTACCTCAACCATGATGTGACGGACACTACATTTCGAACATATTATCGAGCTTGCACTAACGATCTCTGTAATATTG GTGACGGCATACAATCAGTGGTAGGAGGGAATTTGTCGCCAAATCCACCGTTCACAGGGCTAAATCTACTTGTACCAGGGACCCGTTCTGGCAGCGCCACTTCAAGACAGACTAATTTGCTTTTGTTACTGGCTGCCAT TGGTTTTAAACCAAACATGACAACGTCACCCACCAGAACCAAGCAAAAATTATCCCTACGGAAACGTTTGTTCGTGAAGAAATCTCCCAAAGTTGGCTGCTATGTCGATACGGATTCCAATGAAGAATTTGGCCAGTCCCACTCACGTCCTATGTCCCCAGCTGATCCTTTTATAGCACAAAGTGCACACTATTCCGAGGCATGTGTGGATAACAGTCATCATCGCCAGAATTCAAATAGTGAACATGTTAGTGATAGTTCCAATCGAAACTATAACGACGATGAAAACAACCCTAAATGTTGTAAAACATTCTTCAGAAGATCTCGACCGAAAAGTTTAATGGAACCTCAATCTTCTAAAGAAGATTCAGTGTCAAGGCCAAGTAGTCCAGTGAATAATTCCAGTAACAATAGTTTAAGCGATCACACAGTGTCTCAAACAAAAAGTGAGGAGATCCCTAAAGTAACTgtaaatttccctaaaagtgttGAGACGAAAAAGTATTTCGAACATTCAGGTTCATTTGAAGGTATTAAACCAAAGAGTAAGTTATTTGTTAAGAGGCTGTCTGCAGATCATTTGATAACCAATGATACAAAACCCTTGTACCGCTCATCCTCTCCAGAGAGTGATAGAAGCAGTTCATTAGACCGAAAACGAAG GAGCAAGTCTACAATCACTCGGTCAGCTTCTCGCGCGGGGAGCACTGACAGCTTGGCTCGCAATTCCCTGCTTGCTGCACAGGTGCTGAGGCTTATACCCACACAGGAGGCAAGGCAGAG gaactatttgtatggaagGTTGGCATCACATTCACTGTTAGGTGCAGCAGAATTGGAACATGTTTTCCCTGATCGAGAAGTGAGAATATTCATTGGTACATGGAATATGAATGGACAAGCACCACCAAG ggAGCTGGCGGATTTTATTTTTCCCAATCAAGTGGAACATGTTCCAGACATTTTCGCCATTGGCACGCAAGAGTCATACTCTGAAAGGACTGAATGGGAAATAACAATACAAGAGGTTTTGGGTCCATCACATTTACTACTACATTCTTATtacttag GTACAATTCACTTAACAATTTTCATACGAAGGGATCTTATTTGGTTCTGTTCGTTGCCAGAAGATGcaagtctgtctgtccgtccgggAACTGCGTTTCGAACTAAAGGGGCCGTGGCAATATCCTTCGCGTTGTTTGGTTCTACGTTTCTATTTGTTACTGCCCATTTGACCGCTCATCAAGAGAAAGTTAAGGAGAGACTGTCAGATATTAAAAGGATAATACGGTCTATTGATTTGCCGAAAAATTTGCCGTGCAGGCATAGAAGTAAAG ATGTCACAAGCAATTTCGACTATGTGTTCTGGTGTGGTGACCTCAACTTTAGATTAGGTGAACCAAGGGCAGCCGTTTTAAGATGGATAGAACAAACAAAA TTTCCTTTACCAGCACATTTACCTCATGGGCTTCTTCACGCAGACCAACTAACCGTAGTTCTGGAAGACGGAGCCGCTTTCCGGGATTTCCGAGAAGCGCCCATAACTTTCCCTCCTACTTACAAG TACGATCCAGGAAGTCAACAGTTTGATACGTCCAGTAAACAGAGAGCGCCGGCGTATACAGATCGAATACTGTACAAGGCTAGATCTATGGGCGCCAATTCGACGTCTGCATTTGCAG GGCTAAGGCGAATGACCAGCGCACCCACTCCATCGGGTCTGAAGTGCATCGCGTACAACTCAGTGCAGTCCGTGGTGACGAGCGACCACAAGCCGGTTTGGGCGTTGTTCTCTGCTGCGCTACGCCCTGGCACCGATAT CGTCCCCCTGGCGGCTGGTTTGTTCAACAGAGAAGTTTACTTGGAAGGGATCAAACGACGACGTGCGCTTCTCGACCACGCGCCCGGCACATCAGCTGTGTGTAGCGTACAATAA